Proteins from a genomic interval of Undibacterium parvum:
- a CDS encoding agmatine deiminase family protein, with protein sequence MTQQEFDCRRDGYRMPAEWEPMAATWLGWPVLENREELWGEHYPAVCDAFALLARTIAKYQRCIVTAHTPLVETARKLCGPSVTVVPLAVEDNWVRDCGPIILSNEDKLSQVAAAFKFNAWGEKYSPYDGCARLADDIAAMAQLPVMRSSMVLEGGSFYVDGQGTLLTTESCLLHPNRNPGMTRADIEAELRRMLGVTKIIWLPGYPPEVETNGHIDGIASFIAPGKILFNAADPDMGEYYTGMQENRRALELATDARGRRFEILDLPVPRNAYNYDCPRFCDTYANYVLVNGAVISTAFDVPQDELARAVFAQAFPDRVVELLPITAISLGGGATHCSTQQHPMLGNRLQMCNLA encoded by the coding sequence ATGACACAACAAGAATTTGATTGCCGCCGTGACGGCTATCGTATGCCCGCAGAATGGGAACCAATGGCAGCCACCTGGTTGGGCTGGCCAGTGCTAGAAAACCGTGAAGAACTGTGGGGTGAACACTACCCTGCCGTATGTGATGCCTTTGCCTTACTGGCGCGCACTATTGCCAAATATCAGCGTTGTATCGTTACCGCGCACACTCCACTGGTAGAGACGGCGCGTAAATTATGTGGCCCTAGCGTCACTGTCGTGCCACTTGCGGTAGAAGACAACTGGGTGCGTGATTGCGGCCCGATTATCCTGAGCAATGAAGACAAGCTCAGTCAAGTCGCTGCTGCTTTTAAGTTTAATGCCTGGGGTGAAAAGTACTCGCCGTATGATGGTTGCGCCCGTCTGGCCGATGATATTGCAGCGATGGCGCAATTGCCTGTTATGCGCTCCAGCATGGTGTTGGAAGGTGGTTCATTTTATGTCGACGGTCAAGGTACTTTGTTGACGACCGAGAGCTGCTTGCTGCACCCAAACCGTAATCCAGGCATGACTCGCGCCGACATCGAGGCGGAATTACGTCGCATGTTAGGCGTAACAAAAATCATTTGGTTGCCAGGCTACCCACCTGAAGTTGAGACCAATGGTCATATCGATGGCATCGCTTCGTTTATCGCACCGGGCAAGATACTGTTCAACGCAGCCGATCCTGACATGGGTGAATACTACACCGGCATGCAAGAAAACCGCCGTGCGCTGGAACTGGCCACCGATGCTCGTGGTCGGCGCTTTGAGATACTCGATCTGCCAGTGCCACGCAATGCCTATAACTACGACTGTCCGCGTTTTTGCGACACTTATGCCAACTATGTCTTAGTCAACGGTGCGGTAATTTCAACTGCCTTCGATGTGCCACAAGATGAATTAGCACGTGCCGTCTTCGCTCAAGCCTTCCCCGACCGCGTGGTTGAATTATTGCCGATCACGGCTATTTCTCTCGGTGGTGGTGCCACTCATTGCTCCACCCAGCAGCACCCTATGCTAGGCAATCGCCTGCAAATGTGTAATTTGGCTTAA
- a CDS encoding LysR family transcriptional regulator, whose protein sequence is MSTIRIPSLRLLAGFEAAARHGNFSRAADELCLSQSAISHQIQQLEEQVGQPLFRRVGRGVELSIAGEVLQRSVTRSLDTLRSGLGRISTYLDPGLVVLVCPAPLLHGWVQPQLEFLQETIAGLCPMLSTDETARFIDELDVDITIGDRPIQQPGLLEIPFLQDEWVMLGCTELVAKLANIPISEHHLHTKLVCLEESLTNAATAGIFRDQLAMFKNQAIYDDQRLLLDAVLRGRGIACVSRLLAKDDLAQKRLAILPEYQRPVGTTWWISRVAGQPRSNIVLEVFDGLLKQGNLEGVGD, encoded by the coding sequence ATGTCTACTATACGAATTCCCTCATTGAGATTGTTGGCTGGTTTTGAAGCTGCCGCACGCCATGGCAATTTTTCGCGTGCGGCAGATGAGCTGTGTCTTTCACAATCAGCGATCAGTCATCAGATCCAGCAATTAGAAGAACAGGTTGGGCAGCCCCTGTTTCGCAGGGTCGGCCGCGGCGTTGAACTTTCGATAGCGGGCGAGGTGTTGCAGCGTAGTGTTACGCGCTCCCTAGATACTTTGCGTAGCGGTTTGGGGCGGATTTCCACCTACCTTGATCCTGGTTTAGTGGTCTTGGTATGTCCAGCGCCGCTTTTGCATGGTTGGGTGCAGCCGCAATTGGAATTTTTGCAAGAGACGATTGCGGGACTTTGCCCCATGTTGTCTACCGATGAAACTGCGCGTTTCATCGATGAACTCGATGTGGACATTACCATCGGTGATCGTCCAATACAACAGCCTGGCTTATTGGAAATTCCATTTTTGCAGGATGAATGGGTAATGCTAGGCTGCACTGAACTGGTGGCGAAGTTGGCGAATATACCCATCTCCGAGCATCATTTACACACCAAATTGGTTTGCCTGGAAGAGAGCCTGACCAATGCTGCAACCGCAGGGATCTTCCGGGATCAGTTGGCTATGTTCAAAAATCAAGCGATATATGATGATCAGCGCCTATTGCTTGATGCCGTGTTGCGTGGACGCGGTATCGCCTGTGTCTCGCGTTTGTTGGCCAAGGATGATCTGGCACAGAAAAGGTTGGCAATCCTACCTGAATATCAAAGGCCTGTTGGTACAACCTGGTGGATCTCGCGGGTAGCGGGGCAGCCACGCTCCAATATTGTTCTGGAAGTCTTTGATGGCTTGCTCAAACAAGGCAATTTGGAAGGTGTTGGCGATTAG
- a CDS encoding tyrosine-type recombinase/integrase, producing the protein MKQQNNLNAGHGYALLPLDNVILPVDMDGSDGNNRARGNRPQILADNDIDAIKAWLARFLDTKTTFDNYRKEAERLLLWSTIQLGKPLSSITHEDWLLYQRFLSNPEPTSRWVMRDGRKFARSDPEWRPFSGPLSPTSQRQAAVILNVLFSWLVNAGYLAGNPLSLSRQRNRKAKPRITRYLEEDLWMEVKLTIDSMPKESPRECEQYFRMRWLFSLLYLCGLRISEVIGNTMGCFFCRRDKTGEERWWLEILGKGDKLRIVPATNELMVELARYRREKGLAALPASDECLPLLLPIGRRTDSMTRGALHAIVKKVFENTAIRLRQRDEHSQALADRVEQASAHWLRHTAGSHMANNDVDLRHVRDNLGHESISTTNNYLHSSDNARHQETENRHKIKW; encoded by the coding sequence ATGAAGCAGCAAAACAATCTGAATGCCGGTCACGGGTATGCGTTGCTACCACTTGACAACGTAATATTGCCAGTTGATATGGATGGCAGCGATGGCAACAACCGCGCACGAGGCAATCGTCCTCAGATATTAGCTGATAACGATATTGATGCTATCAAAGCTTGGCTTGCTCGTTTTTTAGATACTAAGACCACTTTTGATAATTATCGAAAAGAAGCAGAACGCTTACTTTTATGGTCTACCATTCAACTCGGTAAACCTTTGTCATCGATAACGCACGAGGATTGGTTGCTCTATCAGAGGTTTTTGTCCAATCCTGAACCTACATCTCGGTGGGTTATGCGAGATGGTCGAAAATTTGCGCGAAGTGACCCGGAATGGCGTCCCTTTTCGGGACCGCTCTCCCCTACAAGTCAACGCCAAGCAGCCGTCATCCTCAATGTCCTATTTTCTTGGTTAGTCAACGCGGGATATTTGGCCGGAAATCCACTATCACTTTCGCGACAGCGAAACAGAAAGGCAAAACCACGTATTACGCGGTATCTTGAGGAAGATTTGTGGATGGAAGTTAAATTGACGATCGACTCTATGCCGAAGGAGTCTCCGCGAGAATGTGAACAATATTTTAGAATGCGCTGGCTGTTTTCACTCTTGTACTTATGCGGCCTACGTATTTCTGAAGTAATTGGAAATACGATGGGATGTTTTTTCTGTCGACGGGATAAAACCGGCGAAGAGCGCTGGTGGCTCGAAATCTTAGGTAAAGGTGACAAGTTGCGTATTGTTCCGGCAACCAATGAATTAATGGTGGAGTTAGCACGATATAGACGTGAAAAAGGCTTAGCTGCCCTCCCCGCCTCAGATGAATGCCTACCATTATTGTTACCGATTGGACGTCGAACGGATTCAATGACACGCGGCGCATTGCATGCGATAGTCAAAAAAGTCTTTGAAAATACCGCAATACGTTTAAGACAACGCGACGAACACTCTCAAGCGCTTGCTGATCGCGTCGAGCAGGCATCTGCGCATTGGCTAAGACATACTGCAGGTTCACACATGGCTAATAACGACGTTGATCTACGCCATGTACGCGATAATTTGGGGCATGAGTCTATTAGCACCACCAATAATTATCTCCACTCATCAGATAATGCCCGCCACCAAGAAACAGAAAATAGACATAAAATAAAGTGGTAG
- a CDS encoding AMP-dependent synthetase/ligase, producing MSIQLKPLKERTLSELQTLSELFAWRAALTPQLEAYRQFNELQGEWISSSWLETYQRSLEFAKAIAVLQPERGARIAILLPNSLNAVCMDQATLQLACVPVPMHALDNPASIAYILSDSDATLLIAATDQQWQEIAGTGITTPALRQVVVLQKNLAQNDYCPDVPVALLDDWLASASAHDAPTVLVEAKADDLAALVYTSGTTGKPKGVMLTHQNVMSNVKAVVKRVVPVSSDVFLSFLPLSHTFERTAGYYLPIAAGACVAFSFSVKQLPQELLTIRPTILISVPRIYERVYSALQNKLAQSKIQSLLVNEAIAIGWRRFNKVQGLMSQSRLQTVFDSLAWSVLEPLVADKLKSQFGGRLRVAVSGGAALSTAISRCFLSLGIPIVQGYGMTESSPVVAFNSPEDNNPATVGRVMDQVEVKIGENAELLVRGPNVMRGYWKREEDTAKAFIDGWLRTGDQAEVLDGRVRILGRVKEIIVTSTGEKIAPVDLEIAIATDPVFEQVYAFGDNAPFIACAVVLSQAYWATLSASLALDANAPASLHSPKAVDAVVQRMRALTTALPFYAQPKAAILSLEPWTIENTLITPTLKLKRLNLAKHFASDIQRLYTQHR from the coding sequence ATGTCGATACAACTGAAACCCCTGAAAGAAAGAACGCTGTCTGAACTTCAAACCTTATCTGAACTTTTCGCCTGGCGTGCCGCCCTGACACCGCAGCTTGAAGCGTACCGGCAGTTTAATGAGTTGCAAGGCGAATGGATCAGTTCTTCATGGCTAGAAACCTATCAACGTAGTCTAGAGTTTGCCAAAGCAATCGCTGTCTTGCAGCCCGAGCGCGGTGCGCGCATTGCGATTTTATTGCCCAATAGTTTGAATGCAGTGTGCATGGATCAAGCGACATTGCAGCTCGCTTGCGTCCCGGTACCCATGCATGCGCTCGATAACCCTGCCAGTATTGCCTATATCCTTAGCGACAGCGATGCGACTTTACTCATCGCCGCTACTGATCAGCAATGGCAAGAAATCGCTGGCACTGGCATCACTACGCCAGCGCTACGGCAGGTAGTGGTACTACAAAAAAATCTCGCGCAAAATGACTATTGCCCGGATGTGCCGGTCGCTCTGTTGGACGATTGGCTTGCCAGCGCATCTGCGCATGACGCCCCTACAGTTCTGGTCGAGGCCAAGGCTGATGATTTGGCCGCTTTGGTGTATACCTCTGGCACCACAGGCAAACCGAAAGGTGTGATGCTAACTCATCAGAACGTCATGTCCAACGTCAAGGCGGTGGTAAAGCGCGTTGTGCCAGTCAGCAGTGACGTCTTCCTGTCGTTTTTGCCTTTGTCGCATACCTTCGAACGTACCGCAGGCTATTACTTGCCGATTGCGGCAGGTGCGTGCGTAGCATTCTCGTTTTCGGTGAAACAATTGCCGCAAGAATTGCTTACCATCAGGCCGACCATACTCATTTCAGTGCCACGTATTTACGAACGCGTGTACAGCGCACTACAAAACAAATTGGCACAGTCAAAAATTCAGTCCTTGCTAGTCAATGAGGCGATAGCGATTGGCTGGCGACGCTTCAACAAAGTACAAGGCTTGATGTCGCAAAGTCGGCTTCAGACCGTGTTTGATAGCCTTGCCTGGAGCGTGCTAGAACCACTTGTGGCAGATAAACTAAAAAGCCAGTTTGGCGGACGCTTGCGGGTAGCTGTGAGTGGCGGCGCTGCCCTGTCTACCGCGATCTCGCGGTGTTTTTTGAGCTTGGGCATTCCTATCGTGCAAGGCTATGGCATGACCGAAAGCTCGCCGGTCGTGGCATTTAATTCTCCCGAAGACAATAATCCGGCAACCGTTGGACGCGTGATGGATCAGGTCGAAGTCAAAATTGGGGAAAACGCCGAGCTACTGGTGCGCGGGCCCAATGTGATGCGAGGCTATTGGAAACGTGAGGAAGATACCGCCAAAGCCTTTATCGATGGCTGGTTACGCACCGGCGATCAGGCAGAAGTGCTGGACGGACGGGTGCGCATACTCGGGCGCGTCAAAGAAATCATAGTGACTTCAACAGGCGAGAAAATTGCGCCGGTTGATCTGGAGATCGCGATCGCTACCGACCCCGTATTCGAGCAAGTCTATGCCTTCGGCGACAACGCGCCCTTCATCGCATGCGCGGTGGTTCTGAGTCAGGCTTATTGGGCCACCTTAAGTGCTTCACTGGCGCTCGATGCCAACGCACCGGCCAGCCTGCACTCGCCCAAAGCGGTGGATGCCGTAGTGCAGCGCATGCGCGCACTAACTACCGCCCTGCCTTTTTACGCGCAGCCTAAAGCGGCAATTCTGTCACTAGAGCCTTGGACCATAGAAAACACTCTGATTACGCCAACACTGAAATTAAAACGACTTAATCTTGCCAAACATTTTGCGTCGGATATACAGCGCTTGTACACACAACATCGATAA
- a CDS encoding RNA polymerase sigma factor, whose product MNKTKQPTSQDLLYQQAVQEFGRELTRFVAGYERENGKRQELLQEVHFALWRSMAAYMEQCSLRTWVYRVAHNVAVTHIQRNQRAVERNWASLEELELHVDEAADILLTDRRLDLERVMELVHSLIALDREIILLYLEDLDAASISEITGLSSRNVATKIHRIKSLLANRLAFRRKSS is encoded by the coding sequence ATGAACAAAACAAAACAACCCACCTCGCAAGACCTCTTGTACCAGCAGGCAGTGCAAGAATTTGGCCGTGAACTGACCCGCTTTGTAGCAGGCTACGAACGAGAAAATGGAAAACGGCAGGAGCTATTGCAAGAGGTTCATTTCGCTTTATGGCGAAGCATGGCCGCTTACATGGAGCAGTGCTCGTTGCGAACCTGGGTGTATCGAGTGGCGCACAATGTCGCAGTGACGCATATTCAGCGAAACCAGCGTGCCGTAGAGCGAAATTGGGCCAGTCTGGAAGAGCTTGAACTTCATGTCGATGAGGCTGCTGACATCCTCTTAACGGACCGGCGACTAGACCTAGAACGAGTGATGGAATTAGTTCATTCTCTGATCGCATTGGATCGCGAAATCATCTTACTTTATCTCGAAGATTTGGACGCTGCCAGCATTAGTGAAATCACAGGACTGTCTTCCCGCAACGTCGCCACAAAAATACATAGGATCAAATCACTGCTGGCAAACCGGCTGGCCTTTAGGAGAAAATCATCATGA
- a CDS encoding zinc-dependent alcohol dehydrogenase family protein, which produces MKALVYLGPGKKALEERTRPEILAPTDAIVQITKTTICGTDLHILKGDVPSCQPGRILGHEGVGIVDKVGVAVTAFKPGDRVLISCISSCGKCEYCRKLMYSHCTTGGWILGNTIDGTQAEYVRTPYADTSLYPIPYGMDEEALVMLSDILPTGFECGVLNGKVQPGCTVAIVGAGPIGLAALLTAQFYSPAEIIMIDLDDKRLEIATRFGATSVINSTDGKAVEALMELSNGRGVDTAIEAVGIPASFELCEKIVAPGGTIANIGVHGAKVDLHLENLWDRNITITTRLVDTVSTPMLMRSLQTKKIDPTQLITHHFKLANILDAYETFAHAASTGALKVVIEV; this is translated from the coding sequence ATGAAAGCACTTGTCTATTTGGGCCCAGGTAAAAAAGCCTTGGAAGAACGTACGCGGCCAGAAATACTTGCGCCCACCGATGCCATCGTCCAAATAACCAAGACCACTATCTGTGGCACCGATCTGCATATTCTCAAAGGCGATGTGCCTAGCTGCCAGCCAGGCCGCATTCTTGGTCATGAGGGGGTCGGTATTGTTGATAAAGTTGGTGTTGCGGTCACCGCGTTTAAACCCGGTGACAGGGTGCTGATCTCTTGCATCAGCTCATGTGGCAAGTGCGAATATTGCCGCAAGCTGATGTATTCTCATTGCACAACAGGCGGTTGGATACTTGGTAATACCATCGATGGCACCCAGGCAGAATATGTGCGTACGCCGTATGCCGATACGAGTTTGTATCCGATTCCCTATGGGATGGATGAAGAAGCGCTGGTCATGCTGAGCGATATTTTGCCGACCGGATTCGAATGCGGCGTGCTCAACGGTAAGGTGCAGCCCGGTTGCACGGTGGCGATCGTTGGCGCAGGGCCGATCGGGCTGGCCGCTTTACTCACGGCGCAATTTTATTCTCCAGCCGAAATCATCATGATCGATCTCGACGACAAACGTCTTGAAATTGCCACACGCTTTGGCGCTACCTCTGTAATCAATAGTACGGATGGCAAGGCGGTGGAAGCTTTAATGGAACTAAGCAATGGGCGAGGGGTTGATACCGCGATTGAAGCGGTAGGCATTCCTGCGAGCTTTGAATTGTGCGAAAAAATTGTCGCGCCTGGCGGCACCATCGCCAATATCGGCGTACACGGTGCCAAAGTCGATTTGCATCTGGAAAATCTGTGGGATAGAAACATCACGATCACCACACGTTTGGTGGATACCGTCAGTACTCCCATGCTGATGAGAAGCTTGCAGACGAAAAAGATTGATCCGACACAATTGATCACGCATCACTTCAAGCTCGCTAACATTCTGGATGCGTATGAGACCTTTGCCCACGCTGCCAGTACGGGCGCGCTTAAAGTGGTGATCGAGGTCTGA
- a CDS encoding DUF7674 family protein has protein sequence MMEASCVQFIEKLMNTSNFLQGIALETLEYWEPDLPPVTILFAAIGKELTRRFDSMGNESIVIVFELIEDAMNANDNVLKSAVATGIIEAIISESSRNDELWSRIESQLGSTSKHHAEGWRNTAV, from the coding sequence ATGATGGAAGCTAGTTGCGTTCAGTTTATTGAGAAGTTGATGAATACGTCCAATTTTTTACAGGGCATTGCGCTCGAAACGCTTGAATACTGGGAGCCAGACCTACCCCCGGTTACCATTTTGTTTGCTGCCATTGGAAAAGAACTGACCCGTCGTTTCGATAGCATGGGGAATGAAAGCATAGTGATTGTCTTCGAGTTGATAGAAGATGCTATGAATGCTAATGACAATGTTCTTAAATCAGCGGTGGCTACAGGAATAATTGAAGCGATAATTTCGGAATCTTCTCGAAATGACGAACTGTGGTCAAGAATTGAATCACAGCTAGGAAGTACGTCAAAGCACCATGCGGAAGGCTGGCGTAATACTGCTGTGTAG